Proteins co-encoded in one Kribbella qitaiheensis genomic window:
- a CDS encoding Acg family FMN-binding oxidoreductase, whose product MSEQQLSSEQIDVLLSAAVAAPSMHNTQPWRFEVNGHVIDVFLDGSRSLPAEDPTGRAMRIAAGAATFNLRCAAASMDYGTGFGLVPDAADPDLVARIVIEPAAEPDPVLKGLFEQIPRRHTSREAVRPVELSTADRMALIQAALAEGADLTWLPAPKVQEVLGLLVDTDLREIGDWHRRAERAHWVGGARTADGVPSSVLGPRSAVYPSPVRDLGTRPADQTRPRTFFEAEPALAVLSTEADSAADQLAAGLALERILLTATRAGLKASFLNQPLEFDDLRRVVQRVTGKPGYTHMVIRFGHSSVKGTTPRRPVSTFVHSGTEES is encoded by the coding sequence ATGTCCGAGCAGCAGCTGTCCAGCGAACAGATCGACGTACTGCTCAGCGCCGCCGTCGCCGCGCCGAGCATGCACAACACCCAGCCCTGGCGGTTCGAGGTGAACGGTCACGTGATCGACGTGTTCCTGGACGGCTCCCGCTCACTGCCGGCCGAGGACCCGACCGGCCGCGCGATGCGGATCGCCGCCGGCGCCGCGACCTTCAACCTGCGCTGCGCGGCCGCGTCGATGGACTACGGCACCGGGTTCGGTCTCGTACCCGACGCCGCCGATCCGGACCTGGTCGCCCGCATCGTGATTGAACCGGCCGCCGAACCCGACCCGGTACTGAAGGGCCTCTTCGAGCAGATTCCCCGCCGCCACACCAGCCGGGAGGCGGTCCGGCCGGTGGAACTGTCGACGGCTGACCGGATGGCACTGATCCAGGCCGCGCTGGCCGAGGGGGCCGACCTGACCTGGCTGCCGGCGCCGAAGGTCCAGGAGGTGCTCGGCCTACTGGTCGACACGGATCTGCGCGAGATCGGCGACTGGCACCGACGGGCCGAACGGGCTCACTGGGTCGGCGGGGCGCGGACCGCCGACGGCGTACCGAGCTCTGTTCTCGGTCCACGATCCGCGGTCTATCCATCGCCGGTCCGCGACCTGGGCACCCGGCCCGCCGACCAGACCAGGCCCCGGACCTTCTTCGAGGCCGAGCCGGCGCTGGCGGTGCTGTCGACGGAAGCCGACAGCGCGGCGGATCAATTGGCGGCGGGCCTGGCACTCGAGCGGATCCTGCTCACCGCGACCCGGGCCGGGCTGAAGGCGTCGTTCCTGAACCAGCCACTGGAGTTCGACGACCTCCGCCGAGTAGTACAACGCGTCACCGGCAAGCCCGGCTACACCCACATGGTGATCCGCTTCGGCCACAGCAGCGTCAAGGGCACCACTCCGCGACGCCCGGTCTCCACCTTCGTCCACAGTGGCACCGAGGAGTCCTGA
- the cydB gene encoding cytochrome d ubiquinol oxidase subunit II gives MALTDIWFLLIAVLWTGYLVLEGFDFGVGMLLPIVGRDAVDRKVTLRTIGPVWDGNEVWLLVAGGATFAAFPFWYATLFSGFYLALLIILVALILRGIALEYRGKLDDASWHRRWDLVIVGGSAVPALLWGIALANIVRGVPMGADHEYAGSFFTLLNPYALLGGVTTLLLFALHGAIFLALKTHGEVHDRALRLVPPVGIATVVAAAGFLGWTQAFDGSWITWTLALAAALCLIGGLAASWSGREGWAFLGTAATIALASATLFTTLYPNVLPSTTDPAFSLTTLNAASTPYTLKIMTWVAVIFTPVVLLYQGYTYWVFRQRLGRADVQQPVQKVTA, from the coding sequence ATGGCACTCACCGACATCTGGTTCCTGCTCATCGCTGTCCTCTGGACCGGCTATCTCGTTCTCGAAGGCTTCGACTTCGGCGTCGGGATGCTGCTCCCGATCGTCGGCCGGGACGCCGTCGACCGCAAGGTGACGCTGCGGACCATCGGCCCGGTCTGGGACGGCAACGAGGTCTGGCTACTCGTCGCGGGCGGCGCGACCTTCGCGGCCTTCCCGTTCTGGTACGCGACGCTGTTCTCCGGCTTCTACCTCGCGCTGCTGATCATCCTGGTCGCGCTCATCCTCCGCGGCATCGCACTGGAGTACCGCGGCAAGCTCGACGACGCCAGCTGGCATCGCCGCTGGGACCTGGTGATCGTCGGCGGCAGCGCAGTACCGGCTCTGCTCTGGGGCATAGCGCTGGCCAACATCGTGCGCGGTGTCCCGATGGGCGCCGATCACGAGTACGCCGGGTCGTTCTTCACCCTGCTCAATCCCTACGCGCTACTGGGCGGAGTCACCACACTGCTGCTGTTCGCGTTGCACGGCGCGATCTTCCTGGCACTGAAGACGCACGGCGAGGTCCACGATCGGGCGCTCAGGCTGGTGCCGCCGGTCGGGATCGCAACCGTGGTCGCGGCCGCCGGGTTCCTCGGCTGGACGCAGGCCTTCGACGGCTCGTGGATCACCTGGACGCTCGCACTGGCCGCCGCGCTCTGCCTGATCGGCGGGCTGGCCGCCTCGTGGTCCGGCCGGGAGGGCTGGGCCTTCCTCGGTACCGCGGCCACCATCGCCTTGGCCAGCGCGACCCTGTTCACCACGCTCTACCCGAACGTATTGCCGTCAACCACCGATCCGGCGTTCAGCCTGACGACGCTGAACGCGGCCTCGACGCCTTACACGCTGAAGATCATGACCTGGGTCGCGGTCATCTTCACCCCGGTGGTCCTGCTCTACCAGGGCTACACCTACTGGGTCTTCCGTCAGCGCCTCGGCCGCGCCGACGTCCAGCAGCCGGTCCAGAAGGTCACCGCCTGA
- a CDS encoding GyrI-like domain-containing protein — translation MRTAVVEDRTVAAQTTAVRRAVLSPADVSDWLLAAFNEIAESLRGYRIVANGFPFTRRRPLPDGRIEIEAGFPVGVPVRTDGTVQCSELPAGPVAVIAYAGPYDEIDRAYDQLGDWLRLRGVRPSGEAWEIYHDPPIGPPANWRVEIVQPCSSELRVP, via the coding sequence ATGCGTACCGCAGTGGTCGAGGATCGTACGGTCGCAGCGCAGACGACGGCTGTCCGGCGAGCGGTCTTGTCTCCCGCGGACGTCAGTGATTGGCTGCTGGCCGCGTTCAACGAGATCGCCGAGAGCCTGCGCGGGTACCGGATCGTGGCCAACGGCTTCCCGTTCACCCGCCGCCGCCCGCTCCCTGACGGCCGGATCGAGATCGAGGCAGGATTCCCGGTCGGGGTTCCGGTGCGGACCGACGGAACGGTGCAGTGCTCCGAGCTGCCGGCCGGTCCGGTCGCGGTGATCGCCTACGCCGGTCCGTACGATGAGATCGATCGCGCCTACGACCAGCTCGGCGACTGGCTCCGCCTGCGTGGTGTCCGCCCGTCCGGCGAGGCGTGGGAGATCTATCACGACCCACCGATCGGGCCGCCCGCCAACTGGCGCGTCGAGATCGTCCAGCCCTGCTCGTCTGAGCTGAGAGTCCCCTGA
- a CDS encoding response regulator, with protein sequence MAIKVFLLDDHEVVRLGLRQLLEAEDDIEVIGDAGTAAQALVRVPALQPDVAVLDVRLPDGDGISVCREIRSVMDVPPACLMLTSYSDDEALFTAIMAGAAGYLLKQVSGTDLVGAVRRLAAGESLLDPAMTTAVLERLRHPAEEDDDPRYKSLTEQERKILDLIAEGKTNRQIAQAMFLAEKTVKNYVSGLLRKLEMERRTEAAVYAVERNRRRP encoded by the coding sequence ATGGCGATCAAGGTGTTCCTGCTCGACGACCACGAGGTGGTCCGGCTCGGTCTGCGGCAATTGCTGGAGGCCGAGGACGATATCGAGGTGATCGGCGATGCGGGCACGGCGGCCCAGGCGCTGGTCCGGGTCCCGGCGCTGCAGCCCGACGTCGCCGTACTGGATGTGCGGCTTCCCGATGGCGACGGGATCTCGGTGTGCCGGGAGATCCGTTCGGTGATGGACGTGCCGCCCGCCTGCTTGATGCTGACGTCGTACTCCGACGACGAGGCGTTGTTCACGGCGATCATGGCCGGTGCCGCGGGATACCTGCTCAAACAGGTCAGCGGGACCGATCTGGTCGGAGCGGTCCGCCGGCTGGCGGCGGGGGAGTCGTTGCTGGACCCGGCGATGACGACCGCCGTACTGGAGCGGTTGCGGCATCCCGCGGAGGAGGACGACGATCCGCGGTACAAGTCGCTGACCGAGCAGGAGCGCAAGATCCTCGATCTGATTGCCGAGGGCAAGACCAACCGGCAGATCGCCCAGGCGATGTTCCTGGCCGAGAAGACCGTCAAGAACTACGTCTCCGGCCTGCTGCGCAAACTGGAGATGGAACGCCGCACCGAGGCGGCCGTCTACGCGGTCGAACGCAATAGGCGCCGGCCGTAA
- a CDS encoding universal stress protein, translating into MSSQTAPIVVGYDGSPASTAALAWATGQAVREEAPLRIGEAFELLVMSRPSPGKVVPLAALRTVRERGLQALVESIRLQHPKLDVSSVLLEGAPAAALVEETAGARMLVLGTRGLGGFAGMLLGSVAVQVSTHAQCPVVVVPSRTLPLPPHRPTIVVGLDGSKESMQATEFAFEQVELLGGRLVVVSAWNTPFSTYENGRGELVFDNAEVHRATEVLVAEALAGLRADHPGAEVDVQLIPAQPARAILHAAESADLVVVGSRGRGGFTGLLLGSTSQHVLHHATCPVAIVR; encoded by the coding sequence ATGTCGTCCCAGACAGCCCCGATCGTCGTCGGCTACGACGGCTCACCAGCAAGCACCGCTGCGCTCGCCTGGGCTACCGGTCAAGCCGTCCGGGAGGAGGCACCGCTACGCATCGGGGAGGCGTTCGAGCTCCTCGTGATGAGCCGTCCCTCGCCCGGCAAGGTCGTCCCGCTGGCAGCTCTGCGCACCGTCCGCGAGCGAGGGCTGCAGGCCCTGGTCGAGTCCATCCGCCTGCAGCACCCGAAGCTCGATGTCAGCAGCGTGCTGCTTGAGGGCGCACCGGCTGCCGCGCTGGTCGAGGAGACCGCCGGCGCCAGGATGCTCGTTCTCGGTACTCGTGGACTCGGTGGCTTCGCCGGCATGCTGCTCGGTTCGGTCGCCGTCCAGGTCAGTACGCACGCACAATGCCCCGTCGTCGTCGTGCCCTCGCGTACGTTGCCGCTGCCGCCGCACAGGCCGACGATCGTGGTCGGGCTGGACGGGTCCAAGGAGTCGATGCAGGCCACCGAATTCGCCTTCGAGCAGGTCGAGTTGCTCGGCGGCCGGCTCGTCGTCGTCAGCGCCTGGAACACCCCGTTCTCGACGTACGAGAACGGCCGGGGCGAGCTCGTCTTCGACAACGCCGAGGTCCACCGGGCCACCGAGGTACTGGTGGCCGAGGCGTTGGCCGGCCTGCGCGCGGACCACCCCGGCGCCGAGGTCGATGTCCAGCTGATCCCCGCACAGCCTGCCCGCGCGATCCTGCACGCCGCCGAGTCGGCCGACCTGGTCGTCGTCGGTTCCCGTGGCCGCGGCGGTTTCACCGGTCTACTGCTCGGATCCACCAGCCAGCACGTCCTCCACCACGCCACCTGCCCCGTCGCGATCGTGCGCTGA
- a CDS encoding pyridoxamine 5'-phosphate oxidase family protein, whose translation MNTVPRRFDHTGMEILADAECLRLLSTVPIGRLVFTKGGLPAIRLVNFLVDGDAVIFATTDGDKYRAAERGDVVAFEADEIDADRHLGWTVTAAGHLSAIDTDEAELLRRALPLHPWAPNHDHHLIRLGIESLEGRRLVAWGSRPAALRGQHG comes from the coding sequence ATGAACACGGTGCCGCGCCGCTTCGACCACACCGGGATGGAGATCCTGGCAGATGCCGAGTGCCTGCGGCTGCTGTCCACCGTGCCGATCGGCCGCCTGGTCTTCACCAAGGGAGGCCTCCCAGCCATCCGATTGGTGAACTTCCTGGTCGACGGCGACGCAGTGATCTTCGCGACCACCGACGGCGACAAGTACCGGGCCGCCGAGCGCGGTGACGTAGTGGCCTTCGAGGCCGACGAGATCGACGCCGACCGGCATCTCGGCTGGACCGTGACCGCGGCAGGTCACCTGTCCGCCATCGACACCGACGAGGCCGAGCTGCTGCGGCGTGCCCTGCCTTTGCACCCTTGGGCTCCCAACCACGATCACCACCTGATCCGGCTCGGCATCGAATCACTGGAGGGCCGCCGCCTGGTCGCCTGGGGCAGCCGACCGGCCGCACTCCGAGGACAGCACGGATGA
- the narJ gene encoding nitrate reductase molybdenum cofactor assembly chaperone yields the protein MSSRRPRLTLPPDQLTIGWQSVSLLLDYPDPDLLARTDLLRSASRGLPPAIGDSIRLFLDHLEATPLHELQADYVETFDNRRRCNLFLTYFAHGDTRKRGMALLRFKQTYQRAGFELDDAELPDHLCVVLEFAATIDHRLGRDLMLDHRAGLELLRLSLRDLGSPWAHLIDAVTATLPTLRGDERDAVRRLAAEGPPEEEVGLAPFAGPQFSPGAATGSTLLPMPTFPGARR from the coding sequence GTGAGCAGCCGACGACCCAGACTGACGCTGCCTCCGGACCAGCTGACCATCGGCTGGCAGTCGGTCTCCCTGCTTCTCGACTACCCCGACCCGGACCTGCTCGCCCGCACCGACCTGCTCAGGTCGGCTTCTCGCGGCCTGCCACCAGCCATCGGCGATTCCATCCGGCTCTTCCTCGACCACCTCGAGGCCACACCGCTGCACGAGCTTCAGGCCGACTACGTGGAGACCTTCGACAACCGCCGCCGCTGCAACCTGTTCCTGACCTATTTCGCCCACGGCGACACTCGCAAGCGTGGCATGGCGCTGTTGCGCTTCAAGCAGACCTACCAGCGAGCCGGGTTCGAACTCGACGATGCGGAGTTGCCCGACCATCTCTGCGTCGTCCTCGAATTCGCTGCCACCATCGATCACCGGCTCGGTCGTGATCTGATGCTGGACCACCGGGCCGGACTCGAGCTGCTCCGGCTGTCGCTGCGCGACCTCGGCTCACCGTGGGCGCACCTGATCGACGCGGTCACGGCCACCCTGCCGACGCTGCGCGGCGACGAGCGCGACGCCGTACGCCGCCTCGCTGCCGAAGGACCTCCCGAGGAAGAGGTCGGCCTCGCCCCGTTCGCCGGTCCGCAGTTCAGCCCGGGTGCCGCAACGGGGTCCACTCTGCTGCCGATGCCGACGTTCCCGGGGGCGCGCAGATGA
- a CDS encoding Acg family FMN-binding oxidoreductase, producing MTTKSAGGPLLSQDEIGLLISSAGTAPSMHNTQPWRFEINGPVVDVILDEARGLPAADRSGRLILIGLGAATFNLRVAAASLGYETTFATEPDPDRPDIVTRVFLGSRRSPTPSLAALYGELRRRHTYRGPMMDLDVPLRVRDRMAAAARSEGGDLRWLDAAGRRQLGGILRVADDLDLHDEDRLTERQQWVGGERDVEGVPADALGPLPIGPATVRDLSAGFERPGRGVAAFEQQPLIGILTTPGDRPSEWLRAGMALQHALLAATSYDLAVSFLNQAVEYIHLRSRVQELVGQGARPQVILRVGYPARASAGTPRRSWDRTVIQGRPLEAPRAR from the coding sequence ATGACGACGAAGAGTGCCGGCGGGCCGTTGCTCAGCCAGGACGAGATCGGCCTCCTGATCAGCTCGGCGGGCACCGCGCCGTCGATGCACAACACGCAGCCGTGGCGCTTCGAGATCAACGGGCCGGTGGTCGACGTGATCCTCGACGAAGCCAGGGGCCTGCCGGCCGCGGACCGGTCCGGCCGGTTGATCCTGATCGGGCTCGGCGCCGCCACCTTCAACCTCCGGGTGGCCGCGGCCTCGCTCGGCTACGAAACCACTTTCGCGACCGAACCCGATCCTGACCGCCCGGACATCGTCACCCGGGTGTTCCTCGGCAGCCGACGGTCACCGACTCCCTCGCTGGCGGCCCTGTACGGCGAACTCCGGCGCAGGCACACCTATCGCGGACCGATGATGGACCTCGATGTCCCGCTCCGGGTGCGCGACCGGATGGCCGCCGCAGCACGCTCCGAGGGAGGAGACCTGCGCTGGCTCGACGCCGCCGGCCGCCGGCAACTGGGCGGCATCCTGCGCGTGGCTGACGACCTGGATCTACACGACGAGGACAGGCTGACCGAACGGCAGCAATGGGTCGGCGGCGAGCGTGACGTGGAGGGGGTTCCGGCGGACGCTCTCGGCCCGCTACCCATCGGACCCGCGACCGTACGCGACCTGTCGGCGGGCTTCGAGCGCCCCGGCCGCGGAGTCGCCGCTTTCGAGCAGCAGCCACTGATCGGCATCCTGACAACACCAGGCGATCGGCCGTCCGAGTGGCTGCGAGCCGGGATGGCGCTACAACACGCGCTGCTCGCTGCCACCTCGTACGACCTGGCCGTCTCGTTCCTCAACCAGGCAGTCGAATACATCCACCTGCGATCCCGGGTACAAGAACTGGTCGGCCAGGGCGCCCGGCCACAGGTGATCCTCCGAGTCGGCTATCCCGCCCGCGCGAGCGCCGGCACTCCACGCCGCTCCTGGGACCGAACCGTGATCCAAGGCCGACCACTTGAGGCCCCAAGGGCCCGGTAG
- the cydD gene encoding thiol reductant ABC exporter subunit CydD: MPAIDPRLLRYTRATRVFLTLSVLIGIGQAVVILTQAWLLASIITDAFLHDAGLPELGHRLILLATALAGRAVLGWLAEVTAHHSSAAVKSELRMRLLRQVVRLGPRWLTGERSSELTTLATRGIDALDDYFSRYLPQLVLVCFVPLVVAARMFAADWLSASIVLVTLPLIPIFMILVGLTTRQLMSRQWAALQLLTHHFLDVLAGLGTLKAFGRSRAQVATIEKLADRQRRATLASLRIAFLSSLVLELLATLSVALVAVSVGLRLVDGRLDLQTALLVLILAPEAYLPLRMLGAHYHASTEGLAAAEQVFSVLDQVVPAEGSARLAADRTIELDQVTVAGADRDQPAIDSLSLTVPAGRVTGIVGPSGCGKSTLLAVLLGFTRPANGRILVDGIDLATADPDHWRSQIAWLRQEPVLFAGTVFENIRLGRPDADDSAVRRAACAARVDVPLEKLIGERGNGVSAGQHRRIALARALLLDAPLLLLDEPTEGVDPEIEHELLSTLPAAFAGRTVVLVTHRAALLGLCDHVIELAPAEVPA, translated from the coding sequence ATGCCCGCCATCGACCCGCGTCTGCTGCGCTACACGAGGGCCACCAGGGTATTTCTGACGCTGTCCGTCCTGATCGGCATCGGCCAGGCGGTGGTGATCCTCACCCAGGCCTGGCTGCTGGCGAGCATCATCACCGACGCCTTCCTGCACGATGCCGGGTTGCCCGAGCTGGGCCACCGGCTGATCCTGCTCGCGACGGCACTGGCCGGCCGTGCAGTGCTTGGGTGGCTCGCCGAAGTGACAGCCCACCACTCGTCCGCGGCGGTGAAGTCCGAACTGCGGATGCGGTTGCTTCGTCAGGTGGTGCGGCTCGGTCCGCGCTGGCTGACCGGCGAACGCAGCAGTGAGCTGACCACTCTGGCAACCCGAGGGATCGATGCTCTGGACGACTACTTCTCCCGCTACCTGCCGCAACTCGTGCTGGTGTGCTTTGTTCCGCTGGTGGTCGCGGCCCGAATGTTCGCCGCCGATTGGCTGAGCGCCTCCATCGTCCTCGTCACCCTGCCGCTGATCCCGATCTTCATGATTCTGGTCGGTCTGACCACCAGGCAGCTGATGTCCCGGCAATGGGCCGCGCTGCAGCTCCTAACGCACCACTTCCTGGACGTACTGGCCGGGCTGGGCACCTTGAAGGCCTTCGGCCGCTCACGGGCGCAGGTCGCCACCATCGAGAAACTGGCCGACAGGCAGCGCAGGGCCACGTTGGCCTCACTGCGGATCGCGTTCCTGTCGTCACTCGTACTCGAGCTGCTCGCGACCCTGTCGGTAGCGCTCGTCGCAGTCTCAGTAGGCCTGCGTCTCGTCGACGGCCGGCTCGATCTCCAGACGGCGCTATTGGTGCTGATCCTGGCGCCCGAGGCCTATTTGCCGCTCCGGATGCTCGGTGCGCACTATCACGCCAGCACGGAGGGCCTTGCGGCCGCCGAACAGGTCTTCTCGGTTCTCGACCAGGTTGTCCCCGCCGAAGGTTCCGCGCGGCTCGCAGCGGATCGGACGATCGAACTCGACCAGGTGACGGTCGCCGGCGCGGACCGTGATCAGCCTGCCATCGACAGTCTCTCGCTGACTGTTCCCGCCGGTCGGGTGACCGGCATCGTCGGACCTAGCGGCTGCGGCAAATCCACTCTGCTCGCCGTACTGCTGGGTTTCACCCGTCCAGCCAACGGCAGGATCCTGGTCGATGGCATCGACCTTGCGACCGCCGATCCGGACCACTGGCGGTCCCAGATCGCCTGGCTGAGGCAGGAGCCGGTGCTGTTCGCCGGCACCGTCTTCGAGAACATCCGGCTCGGACGCCCGGACGCCGACGACTCCGCGGTACGACGTGCCGCCTGTGCCGCGCGGGTCGACGTACCGCTGGAGAAGCTGATCGGTGAGCGAGGCAACGGCGTCTCGGCCGGCCAACACCGACGGATCGCCCTGGCCCGGGCGTTGTTGCTCGACGCTCCGCTGTTGCTGCTCGACGAGCCGACCGAGGGTGTCGACCCGGAGATCGAACACGAGCTGCTCAGCACGCTGCCGGCGGCCTTCGCCGGACGCACCGTAGTACTGGTCACGCACCGCGCGGCGCTACTGGGTCTGTGCGACCACGTGATCGAGCTGGCCCCGGCCGAGGTGCCGGCGTGA
- a CDS encoding cytochrome ubiquinol oxidase subunit I codes for MDAIDLARWQFGIVTVYHFLFVPITIGLSALVAGLHTAWYRTQKQKYRRMTQFWGKLFLINFAIGVVTGIVQEFQFGMNWSDYSKFVGDIFGAPLAIEGLLAFFLESTFLGLWIFGWDRLPKKVHLASIWLVAIGTQLSAYFILAANSWMQWPLGYTYNQATGRAELHDFGAVLTNKVALATFPHTIAASFLTAGAFMLGIAMWHILRHPGEHGSLFRPAVKLGAITTLVAAVALVITGDIQAKIMTDTQPMKMAAAEALYDTSAPASFSLLTIGSLDGSKEVWSLKVPHGLSFLATSTLNGKVEGINDLQAAYEQRFGPGSYKPNVPLTYWTFRFMILSGVLAAAIALLALWQLRRRRKATKWLIRAALVVPLLPLLGNSLGWIFTELGRQPWIVFGLMQTRDGVSPSVGAGSVLTSLIVLTLLYGVLAVVEVFLLLRFAREVPAETEPSDPEAAEPAFLY; via the coding sequence ATGGATGCCATAGACCTTGCCCGGTGGCAGTTCGGGATCGTCACCGTCTACCACTTCCTCTTCGTGCCGATCACGATCGGGCTGTCCGCTCTGGTGGCGGGCCTGCACACTGCGTGGTACCGGACCCAGAAGCAGAAGTACCGGCGGATGACGCAGTTCTGGGGAAAACTGTTCCTGATCAACTTCGCCATCGGCGTGGTGACCGGGATCGTCCAGGAGTTCCAGTTCGGGATGAACTGGAGCGACTACTCGAAGTTCGTCGGCGACATCTTCGGGGCGCCGCTGGCGATCGAGGGACTGCTCGCGTTCTTCCTCGAGTCGACCTTCCTCGGCCTCTGGATCTTCGGCTGGGACCGGCTGCCGAAGAAGGTGCATCTGGCATCGATCTGGCTCGTTGCCATCGGCACCCAGCTGTCGGCGTACTTCATCCTGGCCGCGAACTCCTGGATGCAGTGGCCCCTCGGGTACACCTACAACCAGGCCACCGGCCGCGCCGAGCTGCACGACTTCGGCGCGGTACTCACCAACAAGGTCGCGCTGGCGACCTTCCCGCACACGATCGCCGCCAGCTTCCTGACCGCCGGCGCGTTCATGCTGGGCATCGCCATGTGGCACATCCTCCGCCACCCCGGCGAGCACGGCAGCCTGTTCCGGCCGGCCGTCAAGCTGGGTGCGATCACGACGCTCGTCGCAGCCGTCGCGCTGGTCATCACCGGTGACATCCAGGCCAAGATCATGACCGACACCCAGCCGATGAAGATGGCCGCGGCCGAGGCGCTCTACGACACCTCCGCGCCCGCCTCCTTCTCCCTGCTGACGATCGGCTCGCTCGACGGCAGCAAGGAGGTCTGGTCGCTCAAGGTCCCGCACGGCTTGTCCTTCCTGGCGACCAGCACCTTGAACGGCAAGGTCGAGGGGATCAACGACCTCCAGGCGGCGTACGAGCAACGGTTCGGCCCGGGGTCCTACAAGCCCAACGTGCCGCTGACCTACTGGACCTTCCGTTTCATGATCCTCTCCGGGGTCCTGGCGGCGGCGATCGCGTTGCTCGCGCTGTGGCAACTGCGCAGGCGGCGCAAGGCCACCAAGTGGCTCATCCGGGCAGCTCTGGTCGTGCCGCTGCTGCCCCTGCTCGGCAACAGTCTCGGCTGGATCTTCACCGAGCTGGGCCGCCAGCCGTGGATCGTCTTCGGGCTGATGCAGACCCGCGACGGCGTCTCCCCCAGCGTCGGCGCCGGCAGCGTGCTGACCTCCCTGATCGTCCTCACCCTCCTGTACGGCGTACTCGCGGTGGTCGAGGTGTTCCTCCTGCTCCGCTTCGCGCGGGAGGTTCCCGCGGAGACCGAGCCGTCCGACCCGGAGGCCGCTGAACCGGCCTTCCTCTACTGA
- the narI gene encoding respiratory nitrate reductase subunit gamma, with protein MSEFLFVVIPYLCLATFVVGHLWRYRYDKFGWTTRSSQLYENRLLRIGSPLFHFGMLGVVGGHIVGLLVPQSWTDAVGVSPHTYHLVAVTGGLLAGVMTVAGLAILVYRRRTVGPVFSATTAMDKVMYAFLTVVIVLGMWNTIAGSILTIGGEYNYREGVSVWYRSFLAFHPDASLLANAPLGFQLHALVAFGLFALWPFTRLVHVFSAPVGYLTRPYIVYRSRDNAHLGSHRPRRGWDRAN; from the coding sequence ATGAGTGAGTTCCTCTTCGTCGTCATTCCGTATCTCTGCCTTGCGACGTTCGTCGTCGGTCATCTCTGGCGCTACCGCTACGACAAGTTCGGCTGGACCACCCGTTCGTCGCAGCTCTACGAGAACAGGCTCCTGCGCATCGGCAGCCCGCTCTTCCACTTCGGCATGCTCGGCGTCGTCGGCGGCCACATCGTCGGCCTGCTCGTGCCACAGTCGTGGACGGACGCCGTCGGCGTCAGCCCGCACACCTATCACCTGGTGGCCGTCACCGGCGGCCTGCTGGCCGGCGTGATGACGGTGGCCGGCCTGGCGATCCTGGTTTACCGCCGGCGTACCGTCGGCCCCGTCTTCTCCGCCACGACCGCGATGGACAAGGTGATGTACGCCTTCCTGACGGTCGTGATCGTCCTGGGCATGTGGAACACCATCGCCGGATCGATCCTGACGATCGGCGGGGAGTACAACTACCGTGAAGGAGTCTCGGTCTGGTACCGCTCCTTCCTGGCCTTCCACCCCGACGCGTCCCTGCTGGCGAACGCACCGCTGGGATTCCAGCTCCACGCGCTGGTTGCCTTCGGCCTCTTCGCCCTCTGGCCCTTCACCCGGCTCGTCCACGTCTTCAGCGCACCAGTCGGCTACCTGACCCGTCCTTACATCGTCTACCGCAGCCGCGACAACGCCCACCTCGGCAGCCACCGCCCCCGCCGAGGCTGGGACCGCGCCAACTGA